The Candidatus Zixiibacteriota bacterium genomic sequence TGCTGTCGGTCGAGCGCATCGGCGTGACGTTAGCGCCCATGGGAACAAAGTCTGCGTACCCGCGGACTTCGATAGCCTGCACCGGGCAGATCTTCACGCACGAGTAGCATTCCCAACACATCTCAGGCTCCCGGTTCCAGGCCTTCATGGCCTCCTTGTCGAGCACCATGAGGTCGTTGGGACAAATGTACTGGCATGCGGTCTTGTCCAGTGCCTTGCACCCATCGCA encodes the following:
- the aprB gene encoding adenylyl-sulfate reductase subunit beta; this encodes MPSYVNPEKCDGCKALDKTACQYICPNDLMVLDKEAMKAWNREPEMCWECYSCVKICPVQAIEVRGYADFVPMGANVTPMRSTDSIMWTVKFRNGMLKRFKFPIRTTPEGQAQPAGGYPPHNDLNSQVLAQEPAALNMSEVYTIK